Proteins from one Dermacentor variabilis isolate Ectoservices chromosome 1, ASM5094787v1, whole genome shotgun sequence genomic window:
- the LOC142584675 gene encoding uncharacterized protein LOC142584675 isoform X5 translates to MEASSRKFLFEQPFCHRHQHVVRKASLFIQSHNSPPAMLRTPRQSHTKFNVVIARAVVFSEAGTHAWRPAEHKLQHVWRARETARAAGVLD, encoded by the exons ATGGAGGCATCGTCTCGAAAGTTCCTGTTTGAGCAGCCTTTCTGCCACCGACACCAACACGTGGTTAGG aaagcatcgcTATTTATACAGTCACACAATAGCCCACCAGCCATGCTTAGAACGCCACGACAAAGCCACACAAAATTCAACGTGGTGATAGCCCGAG CTGTCGTCTTCTCGGAAGCAGGCACTCATGCTTGGAGACCTGCAGAGCACAAACTGCAGCAT gtgtggcgagcccgggagacagcaagagccgcaggagtcctggactaa